A portion of the Meriones unguiculatus strain TT.TT164.6M chromosome 14, Bangor_MerUng_6.1, whole genome shotgun sequence genome contains these proteins:
- the Fbl gene encoding rRNA 2'-O-methyltransferase fibrillarin isoform X1 → MKPGFSPRGGGFGGRGGFGDRGGRGGGRGGRGGFGGGRGGFGGGRGRGGGGGFRGRGGGGGGGRGGGFQSGGNRGRGGGRGGKRGNQSGKNVLVEPHRHEGVFICRGKEDALVTKNLVPGESVYGEKRVSISEGDDKIEYRAWNPFRSKLAAAILGGVDQIHIKPGAKVLYLGAASGTTVSHVSDIVGPDGLVYAVEFSHRSGRDLINLAKKRTNIIPVIEDARHPHKYRMLIAMVDVIFADVAQPDQTRIVALNAHTFLRNGGHFVISIKANCIDSTASAEAVFASEVKKMQQENMKPQEQLTLEPYERDHAVVVGVYRPPPKAKN, encoded by the exons ATGAAGCCAG GCTTCAGCCCCCGTGGTGGTGGCTTTGGTGGCAGAGGAGGCTTTGGTGACAGAGGCGGTAGAGGAGGAGGTCGAGGAGGCCGAGGTGGCTTTGGCGGTGGACGGGGAGGTTTTGGTGGAGGCCGAGGTCGAGGCGGAGGTGGTGGCTTCAGGGGCCgaggaggcggaggaggaggcGGACGAG GTGGAGGCTTCCAGTCTGGGGGCAACCGGGGTCGAGGTGGTGGCCGGGGAGGCAAAAGAGGAAACCAGTCAGGGAAGAATGTGCTGGTGGAGCCACACCGGCATGAAG GCGTCTTTATCTGTCGTGGAAAGGAGGATGCTCTTGTCACAAAGAATCTGGTCCCTGGAGAGTCTGTGTATGGAGAGAAGAGAGTCTCTATTTCA GAGGGAGATGACAAGATTGAATACCGAGCCTGGAACCCCTTCCGCTCCAAGCTAGCAGCAGCAATCCTGGGCGGTGTAGACCAGATCCACATCAAGCCTGGGGCCAAGGTGCTGTACCTTGGCGCCGCCTCGGGCACCACCGTCTCCCACGTGTCTGATATTGTTGGCCCG GATGGTCTAGTCTATGCAGTTGAGTTCTCCCACCGCTCTGGCCGTGACCTCATCAACTTGGCCAAGAAGAGGACCAACATCATCCCCGTGATCGAAGATGCCCGGCACCCACACAAGTACCGCATGCTTATCG CAATGGTGGATGTGATCTTCGCTGATGTGGCCCAGCCAGATCAAACCCGGATTGTAGCCTTGAATGCCCACACCTTCCTACGGAATGGAGGACACTTTGTGATTTCCATTAAG GCCAACTGCATCGACTCCACGGCCTCAGCAGAAGCTGTGTTTGCGTCTGAAGTGAAGAAGATGCAGCAGGAGAACATGAAGCCGCAGGAGCAGCTGACACTGGAGCCCTACGAACGGGACCACGCTGTGGTTGTGGGCGTGTATAG GCCGCCTCCCAAGGCGAAGAACTGA
- the Fbl gene encoding rRNA 2'-O-methyltransferase fibrillarin isoform X2, whose protein sequence is MKPGFSPRGGGFGGRGGFGDRGGRGGGRGGRGGFGGGRGGFGGGRGRGGGGGFRGRGGGGGGGRGGGFQSGGNRGRGGGRGGKRGNQSGKNVLVEPHRHEGVFICRGKEDALVTKNLVPGESVYGEKRVSISEGDDKIEYRAWNPFRSKLAAAILGGVDQIHIKPGAKDGLVYAVEFSHRSGRDLINLAKKRTNIIPVIEDARHPHKYRMLIAMVDVIFADVAQPDQTRIVALNAHTFLRNGGHFVISIKANCIDSTASAEAVFASEVKKMQQENMKPQEQLTLEPYERDHAVVVGVYRPPPKAKN, encoded by the exons ATGAAGCCAG GCTTCAGCCCCCGTGGTGGTGGCTTTGGTGGCAGAGGAGGCTTTGGTGACAGAGGCGGTAGAGGAGGAGGTCGAGGAGGCCGAGGTGGCTTTGGCGGTGGACGGGGAGGTTTTGGTGGAGGCCGAGGTCGAGGCGGAGGTGGTGGCTTCAGGGGCCgaggaggcggaggaggaggcGGACGAG GTGGAGGCTTCCAGTCTGGGGGCAACCGGGGTCGAGGTGGTGGCCGGGGAGGCAAAAGAGGAAACCAGTCAGGGAAGAATGTGCTGGTGGAGCCACACCGGCATGAAG GCGTCTTTATCTGTCGTGGAAAGGAGGATGCTCTTGTCACAAAGAATCTGGTCCCTGGAGAGTCTGTGTATGGAGAGAAGAGAGTCTCTATTTCA GAGGGAGATGACAAGATTGAATACCGAGCCTGGAACCCCTTCCGCTCCAAGCTAGCAGCAGCAATCCTGGGCGGTGTAGACCAGATCCACATCAAGCCTGGGGCCAAG GATGGTCTAGTCTATGCAGTTGAGTTCTCCCACCGCTCTGGCCGTGACCTCATCAACTTGGCCAAGAAGAGGACCAACATCATCCCCGTGATCGAAGATGCCCGGCACCCACACAAGTACCGCATGCTTATCG CAATGGTGGATGTGATCTTCGCTGATGTGGCCCAGCCAGATCAAACCCGGATTGTAGCCTTGAATGCCCACACCTTCCTACGGAATGGAGGACACTTTGTGATTTCCATTAAG GCCAACTGCATCGACTCCACGGCCTCAGCAGAAGCTGTGTTTGCGTCTGAAGTGAAGAAGATGCAGCAGGAGAACATGAAGCCGCAGGAGCAGCTGACACTGGAGCCCTACGAACGGGACCACGCTGTGGTTGTGGGCGTGTATAG GCCGCCTCCCAAGGCGAAGAACTGA